The Cucurbita pepo subsp. pepo cultivar mu-cu-16 chromosome LG08, ASM280686v2, whole genome shotgun sequence genome contains a region encoding:
- the LOC111800467 gene encoding protein NETWORKED 1A, with product MATLLHSESRRLYSWWWDSHISPKNSKWLQENLTDMDAKVKAMIKLIEEDADSFARRAEMYYKKRPELMKLVEEFYRAYRALAERYDHATAELRHAHKTMAQAFDNQMPPFMFSDESASGSSSSEAEVHTPEIHLPNRALLDRDDSHKDSACSSSTNQHPLITKGDNELENLEVSEGGSIKPQLVFSEGELDDHSLQNVSSQLSSKAYDLESHELVESGSDEKLDVELQNLRKRLNQMEAEKEAFFLKYQNSLEKLSSLEKELSSAQKDAGRLDERASKAEIEIKILKEALIDLKAEKNAGLLQYNQCLQKISSLEKLLFVAQQDAEAHNERVAKAEIEAQNFEQQLSRLAAEKEASLLQYEQCLKKISALEKKISLSEDYARMLDEQMSSSETEVKELKRALNELNEEKEIASRQYEQCLEKIAKMEAVISCAQDDAKRLKGELMMAKEKLETTEERCARLEQSNHSLQFDADKLVQKIAIKDQELAEKLDELKKVQSLMNDEQSRFVQVENTLHTLQNLHCQSQEEQRALTLELKNGLMMLKDLDICKHGMEEELQRVKDENKMLNELHFSSDTSMKNLEDQLSSLKEMKDKLEEVVAQKEDQSNLLEKEILHLREEIKGLSGRYHGITRQLEAVGLDPDSLESSVKEFQEENAKLRGTCEKDRNKMEALHEKLSYMDELSKENSILKVSLAELNAELEKVKESQEEKTAIVAEKSSLLSQLQNVTENMMKLLEKNTLLEDSLSGANKELEGLRAKSKGLEEFCQLLKDERSNLLNERGVLVGRLENIEPKLGNLEKRFTNLEEKYSDLENDKDSALYQIEELRFSLLMEEQEHTTYKQLTEVRLAGLEDDVHALREESRVGKEEIEELLDNAVNAQVEIYILQRFVEDMEKKNISLLIECGQYEEASKLSDKLIADLEGENLEQQVEVEFMYNEIDKLRAGIRKVLMALRIDQDYVQGNMKEERILIVDILTRIEDLKASVFKNKDKKQQLLVQNSVLLTLLKQLSLESEELLLEKDNIMQELKIMKGQLAMHENDKHELLKSKNELMKQVSQWEQHELLLKAEIETLNEKLVNLQGTCLMLEKENHNVAEEKKSLLKKFLDLEEDKNIIQQEQHDSIVREVIAFNILSSVFESFKTEKFMETEKLVQDICRLQVVNSDTKEEVGKLAEKFQLKEVENLHLNGSLEKLAKELHEAKDMNDQLSHQILLGSDFLRVTAQELSETEEKLKNSHLELSEKCLNQENEIQSLCELNGNLKYEVDLLHDEIERCKVKEECLNSELQERRDEFELWEAEATTFYFDLQISLIREVLYEHTVHELAQACETAGDENAAKTTEIEQLRERVGSLETEIGEMEAQMSAYKPAIASLRHDVESLKHIVLPQTRDICKGFVGEEEEETKIHVHHSSCYVHKEEILDLQKIGAVIKAVEMAVIEEKEKLNKEAAEKRVKNSKSEGNSVQKATSKEGKGLRDGISDKVKARKNKPENGILMKDIPLDHVSDSSFQRRSKRRECSETSDQMLKLWETEEQECEQSLIDSVPQSPSDGQIECPQSEIVEHKSPDCSSELQVEKELSVDRLELSPSIRERIRRGRKGKVLERLDSDVVQLTGLLTSVQDLKKRMEVNTVEMARNNEYDTVEKHLKEVEEAIFQQVNINGQLKQSLERSPSSFERRPSLESEATGNMPLNKLTEQAQRGSEKIGKLQFEVQNIQRVIMKLESEKTRKGKNRFSKSKPGVILRDFIYRSGKRSSERRKKACACGCTKPSTHGD from the exons ATGGCGACGTTGTTGCATTCGGAATCTCGGCGCTTGTATTCTTGGTGGTGGGATAGCCATATCAGCCCCAAAAACTCAAAATGGCTACAGGAGAATCTTACAG ATATGGATGCCAAAGTAAAAGCAATGATCAAACTCATTGAAGAAGATGCAGACTCCTTTGCAAGGAGAGCAGAAATGTACTACAAGAAACGTCCCGAGCTAATGAAATTAGTCGAGGAATTTTACCGAGCTTACCGTGCTTTAGCCGAAAGATATGACCATGCAACTGCAGAGCTTCGTCATGCACATAAAACCATGGCTCAAGCTTTTGACAACCAAATGCCTCCTTTTATGTTCTCTGATGAGTCAGCTTCAGGGTCTTCTAGTTCTGAAGCTGAAGTCCACACACCAGAAATCCACCTCCCGAATCGTGCACTGCTCGATCGAGATGACTCGCACAAGGATTCGGCATGTTCATCATCAACAAACCAACATCCATTAATAACAAAAGGAGACAATGAGCTAGAAAATTTAGAGGTTAGTGAAGGAGGAAGCATCAAACCACAACTAGTTTTTTCTGAAGGGGAATTGGATGACCATAGTTTGCAAAACGTATCCTCTCAGTTATCAAGTAAAGCTTATGATCTCGAATCGCATGAGCTGGTTGAGTCGGGAAGTGACGAGAAATTGGACGTCGAACTTCAAAACTTAAGAAAGAGACTCAATCAGATGGAAGCTGAAAAGGAAGCTTTCTTTCTTAAATACCAGAATTCTTTGGAAAAGTTATCTAGCTTAGAGAAAGAACTTAGTTCTGCTCAGAAAGATGCCGGTCGACTAGACGAACGAGCGAGCAAAGCCGAAatcgaaataaaaatattgaaggaAGCCCTTATAGATCTGAAAGCAGAGAAGAATGCTGGTCTTCTACAATATAATCAATGTTTGCAAAAGATATCTAGCCTAGAAAAGCTATTATTTGTAGCCCAACAAGATGCTGAAGCACATAATGAGAGAGTTGCCAAGGCAGAAATTGAGGCGCAGAACTTTGAGCAACAGCTTTCCAGATTAGCAGCTGAAAAGGAGGCCAGTCTTCTTCAGTATGAGCAATGCCTAAAGAAGATATCCGctttggagaagaaaatctctctttctgaAGATTATGCAAGAATGCTTGATGAACAAATGAGTAGCTCAGAGACTGAAGTCAAAGAACTTAAGAGAGCTCTTAATGAACTAAATGAAGAGAAGGAAATAGCATCCCGCCAGTATGAGCAGTGCTTGGAGAAGATTGCGAAAATGGAAGCTGTAATATCTTGTGCTCAAGATGACGCAAAACGTCTGAAAGGTGAGCTTATGATGGCTAAAGAAAAACTCGAGACAACCGAAGAAAGGTGTGCTCGTTTGGAGCAATCAAACCATTCACTGCAGTTTGATGCAGACAAACTTGTGCAGAAGATTGCTATTAAGGATCAAGAGCTTGCAGAAAAGCTAGATGAGTTGAAGAAAGTTCAGAGTCTAATGAACGACGAGCAGTCGCGATTCGTACAAGTTGAAAACACTCTCCACACTCTGCAGAATTTGCATTGTCAATCTCAGGAGGAGCAGAGAGCTCTGACTTTGGAGCTAAAAAATGGTCTCATGATGTTGAAGGATTTGGATATATGCAAACATGGTATGGAGGAAGAGCTTCAACGAGTTAAGGACGAAAACAAAATGCTGAATGAACTACATTTTTCTTCTGACACTTCGATGAAGAATTTAGAGGACCAATTATCTAGCTTGAAGGAGATGAAGGACAAACTTGAAGAAGTTGTTGCACAAAAAGAAGATCAGAGCAACTTGCTTGAGAAAGAGATCCTTCatttgagagaagaaattaaggGCTTAAGCGGAAGATACCACGGCATAACGAGACAATTGGAGGCAGTAGGATTGGATCCCGACTCGCTCGAATCGTCAGTGAAGGAATTTCAGGAGGAGAATGCCAAGCTGAGGGGGACATGTGAAAAGGACAGGAACAAGATGGAAGCACTTCATGAGAAGCTCAGTTATATGGATGAACTTTCAAAGGAAAATTCCATTCTCAAGGTATCTCTAGCTGAGCTGAATGCTGAATTGGAGAAAGTCAAGGAATCCCAGGAAGAAAAAACTGCTATTGTTGCAGAGAAATCTTCGTTGCTTTCACAGTTGCAGAATGTAACTGAGAATATGATGAAACTTTTAGAGAAGAACACATTGCTAGAAGACTCCCTATCCGGTGCAAACAAAGAGCTTGAAGGTTTAAGAGCAAAATCAAAGGGCTTAGAAGAATTCTGCCAGTTATTGAAGGATGAGAGGTCAAATCTTCTGAATGAACGAGGGGTGTTGGTGGGTCGACTCGAAAACATCGAACCAAAACTAGGAAATCTCGAAAAGAGGTTTACAAATCTTGAAGAAAAGTATTCTGATCTTGAAAATGACAAAGACTCTGCCTTATATCAAATAGAAGAATTGAGATTTTCCCTTCTCATGGAAGAACAAGAGCATACAACTTACAAACAATTGACCGAGGTGAGACTTGCCGGTTTGGAGGACGATGTCCATGCCCTGCGAGAAGAAAGTAGAGTAGGCAaggaagaaatcgaagaaCTACTAGATAATGCTGTAAACGCCCAGGTCGAGATCTATATCTTGCAGAGGTTTGTTGAGgatatggaaaagaaaaatatttctttgcTCATTGAATGTGGACAATATGAAGAGGCATCCAAGTTATCAGATAAACTTATTGCTGATTTGGAAGGCGAAAATCTCGAGCAACAAGTCGAAGTAGAGTTTATGTACAATGAAATCGATAAACTAAGAGCTGGAATCCGAAAGGTATTAATGGCTCTTCGAATTGATCAAGATTATGTGCAGGGAAAtatgaaagaagagagaatccTGATAGTGGATATCTTGACCAGAATTGAGGACTTGAAAGCTTCTGTGTTCAAAAACAAGGACAAGAAGCAGCAACTGCTAGTTCAGAACTCAGTTTTATTAACTCTTCTCAAGCAACTGAGTTTAGAGAGCGAAGAACTTCTATTAGAGAAAGATAACATTATGCAGGAGTTAAAGATAATGAAGGGGCAGCTAGCAATGCATGAAAACGACAAGCACGAGCTTCTGAAGTCGAAAAACGAGTTGATGAAGCAAGTTAGCCAGTGGGAGCAACATGAGCTACTGCTGAAAGCCGAGATCGAAACTCTAAATGAGAAGCTAGTAAATCTTCAAGGGACCTGCCTTATgctggaaaaggaaaatcataaTGTTgctgaagaaaagaaatcttTGCTCAAGAAATTTTTGGACCTTGAAGAAGACAAGAACATTATTCAACAAGAACAGCACGATTCAATCGTCCGGGAAGTGATTGCGTTCAATATCTTATCGTCCGTTTTTGAAAGCTTCAAAACCGAGAAATTCATGGAAACGGAGAAGCTCGTTCAAGATATTTGTCGTCTCCAAGTGGTGAATTCTGATACAAAGGAAGAAGTTGGAAAGTTAGCAGAGAAATTTCAGTTGAAGGAAGTGGAAAACTTGCATTTAAATGGTTCATTAGAGAAATTGGCTAAGGAGCTACATGAAGCTAAGGACATGAACGATCAACTTAGCCATCAAATTTTACTTGGAAGTGATTTTCTGAGGGTGACAGCCCAAGAGCTTTCTGAAACAGAAGAGAAGCTTAAAAATTCACATCTTGAACTGTCTGAAAAGTGCTTAAACCAGGAGAATGAGATTCAAAGCCTTTGTGAACTGAACGGAAACTTAAAATACGAAGTCGATTTATTGCACGACGAGATCGAGAGATGCAAAGTTAAAGAGGAATGTCTGAATTCAGAATTACAGGAGAGAAGAGATGAATTTGAGCTCTGGGAAGCGGAGGCCACGACGTTTTACTTCGATCTTCAAATCTCATTGATCCGGGAGGTCTTATACGAACATACGGTTCATGAACTTGCACAGGCTTGTGAAACTGCTGGGGATGAGAATGCTGCAAAAACTACAGAGATTGAACAACTCAGAGAAAGAGTAGGTTCCCTGGAAACTGAAATTGGAGAGATGGAAGCACAGATGTCTGCTTATAAGCCTGCCATAGCTTCTCTGAGACATGATGTAGAATCACTCAAGCATATTGTTCTTCCTCAAACTAGGGATATCTGTAAGGGTTTTGTAGGAGAAGAG GAGGAGGAAACCAAGATTCATGTTCATCACAGTAGCTGTTATGTCCACAAAGAAGAGATATTGGATTTGCAGAAGATTGGGGCCGTGATAAAGGCAGTCGAGATGGCTGTGatcgaagaaaaggaaaaactgaACAAAGAAGCTGCTGAAAAACGTGTCAAAAACTCGAAATCGGAAGGAAACTCGGTTCAAAAAGCAACGAGTAAGGAAGGGAAAGGTTTGAGGGATGGAATTAGTGATAAAGTAAAGGCAAGAAAGAATAAACCTGAGAATGGAATATTGATGAAAGATATTCCATTGGATCATGTATCAGATAGTTCATTCCAGAGAAGAAGCAAAAGGAGGGAATGTAGTGAGACCAGTGATCAAATGCTGAAGTTGTGGGAAACTGAAGAACAAGAATGCGAGCAGAGTTTGATTGATAGCGTGCCACAAAGCCCGTCGGACGGGCAAATCGAGTGCCCACAGTCAGAAATTGTAGAACATAAAAGTCCAGATTGTTCTTCAGAGCTGCAAGTAGAGAAGGAGTTGAGCGTTGATAGATTGGAGCTATCGCCTAGCATTAGAGAACGAATTCGACGAGGTCGAAAAGGAAAGGTTTTGGAGAGACTTGATTCAGATGTTGTTCAGTTGACAGGTCTTCTAACAAGCGTTCAGGATTTGAAAAAGAGAATGGAAGTGAACACAGTGGAAATGGCTAGAAACAATGAATACGACACGGTCGAGAAACATTTAAAAGAAGTCGAGGAAGCGATCTTCCAGCAAGTAAATATAAATGGTCAACTGAAGCAGAGTTTGGAACGCAGTCCATCCTCTTTCGAGCGAAGGCCATCGTTAGAAAGCGAGGCAACTGGAAACATGCCCCTAAACAAACTAACAGAGCAGGCACAAAGAGGATCAGAGAAGATAGGAAAACTACAGTTTGAAGTACAGAACATTCAGCGCGTTATTATGAAACTCGAATCcgagaaaacaagaaaagggaagaacaGATTCTCGAAGAGTAAACCGGGTGTTATTCTGAGAGATTTCATCTACAGAAGCGGAAAACGCAGCAGCGAAAGACGGAAGAAGGCGTGTGCTTGTGGATGTACAAAACCTTCTACTCATGGAGACTGA
- the LOC111801101 gene encoding protein tesmin/TSO1-like CXC 2 — protein MDTPERKQIATTSVSKFEDSPVFNYINNLSPIQPVKSVHTMQTFNSLSFASLPSVFTSPHVSSYKESRFLRRHSVADLSKPDFTSENGNRVDTNGGVTGSVSQLQENSSAPDGNSDSTELPSVHPLSTKEEPQAMKSDSARPDCDQKQPDSVTESGEDPALIEPYVHNKSGNGSAEAEANKQVVSLTEEREATGYDWESLITEGSDLLIFSSPNGSEAIRLVQKPLDLVTGFTSSTLSQIMENDNTNLSKMRIADPIESSGGQREIEFLSSQAGEAREQKDMDRAIDSLSFPNSSNSMSREITDDEVARYITDDCKPVSNLYRGMRRRCLDFEAAVSRRKNLEDGSNSGSVSTHPEEKMPSADKQLVPYKSGGVASRCILTGIGLHLNALATASKDAKTLNQEKFSSERQLNLPNSSASCHSPSTGLDPRLTSVVTERDMDPSENGVHNEEDAVRASAYVLAEDFNQNSPKKKRRRLEHAGETESSCKRCNCKKSKCLKLYCECFAAGVYCIEPCSCQDCFNKPIHEDTVLATRKQIESRNPLAFAPKVIRNSDSLPEPGDESNKTPASARHKRGCNCKKSSCLKKYCECYQGGVGCSISCRCEGCKNAFGRKDGSSLLGLETEQEEEEPETNQASAMDDKALHGPEIPNNEEQNPGSAIPSTPLQHCRQLVPLPFSSRSKPLRSSFLNVGSSSGFYTGNKLEKPNILQSQPDPGKNTLPGMEDEMPDILCGNCSPGAGVKTGSPNSKRISPPQSDFGLSPLPRTGRKLILQSIPSFPSLTPQH, from the exons ATGGATACTCCGGAGAGGAAACAGATCGCCACTACTTCTGTCTCTAAATTTGAG GATTCCCCTGTTTTCAATTACATCAACAATCTATCACCGATCCAACCCGTAAAGTCTGTACATACTATGCAGACATTCAACTCTCTTAGTTTTGCCTCCCTTCCATCGGTTTTTACTTCGCCACACGTTAGTTCATACAAGGAATCTAGATTCTTAAGAAG GCACAGTGTTGCAGATCTATCGAAACCGGACTTCACTTCTGAAAATGGGAATAGAGTTGACACCAATGGAGGTGTTACTGGGAGTGTGTCTCAATTACAGGAGAACTCTAGTGCACCAGATGGTAACTCTGATTCAACCGAGCTTCCTTCTGTGCACCCATTGTCTACTAAAGAGGAGCCACAAGCTATGAAGAGTGATTCGGCTCGTCCAGACTGTGACCAAAAGCAACCAGATAGTGTTACAGAATCAGGTGAAGATCCAGCTTTAATTGAACCCTATGTTCACAACAAATCAGGAAATGGATCAGCTGAAGCTGAAGCGAATAAGCAAGTCGTAAGCCTCACTGAAGAAAGAGAGGCGACCGGTTATGATTGGGAAAGCTTAATTACTGAAGGCTCTGATCTTTTGATATTCAGCTCCCCCAATGGTTCAGAGGCTATCAGACTAGTTCAGAAACCATTAGACCTTGTGACAGGGTTTACTTCAAGCACCTTGTCTCAGATCATGGAAAACGACAATACCAATCTGTCGAAAATGAGAATTGCTGATCCAATAGAATCTAGTGGTGGACAGCGGGAAATAGAGTTTTTGTCATCTCAAGCTGGAGAGGCTCGTGAGCAAAAAGATATGGACCGAGCGATAGATAGCCTTTCTTTTCCAAACTCAAGTAACTCTATGAGTAGGGAAATAACAGATGATGAGGTGGCTAGATATATTACCGATGATTGTAAG CCAGTGTCTAATTTGTATCGGGGTATGCGGAGGCGCTGTCTGGACTTCGAGGCAGCAGTCAGTCGAAGAAAAAACTTAGAAGATGGTTCAAATAGTGGTTCTGTGTCGACACATCCAGAAGAGAAGATGCCATCCGCAGATAAACAGCTGGTCCCTTATAAATCTGGTGGTGTTGCAAGTCGATGCATTTTAACTGGAATAGGTTTACACTTAAATGCTTTGGCAACAGCGTCAAAGGATGCCAAAACTCTCAATCAAGAGAAATTTTCGTCCGAGAGGCAGCTGAATTTGCCAAATTCGAGTGCTTCATGTCACTCTCCCTCAACTGGCCTGGATCCTCGCTTAACTTCGGTCGTTACCGAAAGGGATATGGACCCTTCAGAGAATGGGGTTCATAACGAGGAAGATGCTGTGAGGGCATCCGCTTATGTGCTTGCGGAGGACTTCAATCAAAATAGTCCCAAAAAGAAGAG GCGTCGGTTGGAACATGCTGGAGAAACTGAGTCGTCGTGCAAACGCTGTAATTGTAAAAAGTCGAAGTGTTTAAAACT TTACTGTGAATGCTTTGCTGCGGGCGTTTACTGTATCGAGCCATGCTCGTGTCAAGATTGCTTTAACAAACCTATTCATGAAGATACCGTTCTTGCAACTCGCAAACAGATTGAATCTCGCAATCCACTTGCATTTGCTCCCAAAGTGATCAGGAACTCGGACTCTCTTCCTGAGCCTGGG GACGAATCTAACAAAACCCCGGCGTCTGCACGGCATAAAAGGGGATGCAACTGCAAGAAGTCAAGTTGCCTCAAGAAATACTGTGAATGCTATCAG GGCGGTGTTGGATGCTCCATCAGTTGCAGATGTGAGGGGTGTAAAAATGCATTTGGAAGAAAGGACG gGTCTTCTTTATTAGGATTAGAAActgaacaagaagaagaagaaccagaAACAAACCAAGCGAGTGCGATGGACGACAAAGCTTTGCACGGCCCTGAAATACCGAATAATGAAGAACAGAACCCAGGTTCTGCTATTCCCTCAACACCATTACAGCACTGCAG GCAATTGGTTCCTCTACCCTTCTCCTCAAGGAGCAAACCGCTGCGTTCTTCTTTTCTCAACGTCGGATCCTCGTCTGGATTTTACACTGGCAACAAGCTCGAAAAGCCGAACATTCTCCAATCTCAACCAGATCCAGGGAAAAATACTCTTCCTGGTATGGAAGATGAAATGCCCGATATTCTTTGTGGCAATTGCTCTCCTGGTGCAGGCGTGAAGACTGGTTCCCCCAACAGTAAGAGGATATCTCCTCCTCAGAGCGACTTCGGGTTATCGCCATTACCACGAACGGGCCGGAAGTTGATATTGCAGTCGATTCCTTCTTTCCCTTCTCTCACCCCTCAACACTGA
- the LOC111800468 gene encoding 40S ribosomal protein S3a produces MAVGKNKRISKGKKGGKKKATDPFAKKDWYDIKAPSVFTVKNVGKTLVTRTQGTKIASEGLKHRVFEVSLADLQDDEEHAYRKIRLRAEDVQGRNVLTNFWGMNFTTDKLRSLVRKWHTLIEAHVDVKTTDNYTLRMFCIGFTKRRPNQVKRTCYAQSSQIRQIRRKMREIMVNQATSCDLKELVRKFIPESIGKEIEKATSSIYPLQNVFIRKVKILKAPKFDLGKLMEVHGDYSEDVGVKVERPADEAADEGPTEIVGA; encoded by the exons ATGGCCGTCGG TAAGAACAAGCGGATTTCGAAGGGAAAGAAGGGAGGCAAGAAGAAAGC CACCGATCCATTTGCCAAGAAGGATTGGTATGATATCAAAGCACCTTCAGTTTTCACTGTTAAGAATGTTGGAAAGACTCTTGTTACGCGTACGCAGGGTACCAAG ATTGCTTCTGAAGGACTCAAACACAGAGTCTTCGAGGTCTCGTTGGCTGATCTTCAGGATGATGAGGAGCACGCTTACAGGAAGATTCGACTGAGAGCAGAAGATGTTCAAGGGAGGAATGTCCTGACAAATTTCTGG GGAATGAATTTCACTACTGACAAGTTAAGGTCTTTAGTACGCAAGTGGCATACTTTGATTGAAGCTCACGTCGATGTCAAAACCACCGACAACTACACTCTTAGAATGTTTTGCATTGGGTTCACTAAGAGAAGGCCAAACCAAGTGAAAAGGACATGCTACGCCCAATCCAGCCAGATCAGGCAG ATCCGTCGTAAGATGAGAGAGATCATGGTAAACCAAGCAACCTCTTGTGATTTGAAGGAATTGGTTCGCAAGTTCATACCAGAGTCCATCGGCAAGGAGATTGAAAAGGCAACATCCAGCATCTACCCTCTTCAAAATGTGTTTATCCGGAAagtaaaaattttgaaagcacCCAAATTCGATCTTGGAAAGTTGATggag GTTCATGGAGACTACTCAGAAGACGTTGGCGTGAAGGTTGAGAGACCAGCTGATGAAGCTGCAGACGAGGGGCCTACCGAAATTGTTGGAGCTTAA